The Ornithinimicrobium faecis region CTCCTCGGGCCGCTCACCGCGGCTGAGCAGCCCGCCGGGCAGGGTCCACCCGTGGCGGTGCGGCTGCCACAGCATGAGCACCTCGCCCTCGTGCTCGATCAGGGCTGCCGCCCCCACGGTGTAATTGGGGGTGCCCGCGCGCACCAGGGTGCGGCTGATCGGGGCGGGCATCATCCGAAAGCCGACCAGGGCGGCCGTGCCCACCTTGCGTCGGAGCACCGACAGGTCCATCACGCCGCTCGCAGCGACTCGACGATGGCGATGGTCGTGGGCAGCCCGAAATAGTCGCGGACCAGGACGTTCAGATCCCGGTCGTGCCAGACCTGCGGTGAGATCACCACGCCCTCGGAGAGGCTGCACGTGGCCCGCCAGGTCTCATAGGTGACGGTGCGGCCAGCCACCTCGGACTCCACGCTGGTCAGGGGCATCCCCTCGGAGGCGGTGACCAACAGGTCGACCTCCGAGTCGTCGGGGGTGGGTGGTGGCGCCGTGACCTCCGCCCCATCGTCGGTCAGTCCGTCGTCGGCCATGCCGTCTTGAGCGTTGTCATCGTTGGCGGCCTCGTCACCTGCCTCGCCGTCAGCGGCCTCGTCGTCAGCTGCCTCCTCGTCGGGGGTCGCGGTGACCACGGCAGCATCAGTCGGTTCGCCGTCCTCATCGACCGGGCACGCCAGGGCACCGGGTGTGGAGCGCCACCCCTCAACCTGCCGCAACGAATAGGCCGCGCCCGCATGGCCCGGGAGCCAGTCGGGACCAACGGCGACGAGCACACCGGAGCAGCCGTCGATCGCCGGTGGCGCGGAGGGTGGGACCAGGCACCACTGCTGGGGAGCCTGGTCAGTCGGGTCCGGTGGCAGCGTGCGCTCCGCCTCCCCGAGCTCCTGGACCGTCCATCCCTCCGGGAGGTCGATCTCGACGCTGGTGCCCGGGCCCTCCAGGAGCGTGGACACCATTGCAGCGGTCGTCGGTGCGATGTCGTCCTGCTCTGTGGCGGTGGGCTCCTCGGTCGCCTCCTGGGTGATCACGGTCGTGCGCCCGGCGCTGTCGGTGGTGGTGACCTCGACGGGCTCATCGTCGCCGGAGCAGCCAGCGCACAGCAGGGCTGCCGTCACAGCCCCCGCCCATAGACCACGCATGCGCCCAGCCAACCACACCAGCCTGAGCAGCGGGTCCTCCCGCCTCACCCCAGGTCGGTGTGGACCGTGCGACCGGCGGCTCGTCCGCTGAACAGGCAGCCGCCGAGGAAGGTGCCCTCCAGCGAGCGGTAACCATGCACGCCACCGCCGCCGAACCCGGCAACCTCACCTGCGGCATACAGACCCGGGACAGGAGTGCCGTCGGCGTCGAGAGCCCGCGACCCCAGGTCGGTCTGGACACCGCCGAGCGTCTTGCGCGTGAGCACGCGCAGGCGCACCGCGTGCAGCGGGCCGTGCTCGGCGTCGAGGAAGCGATGCGGGGAGGCCGTGCGGATCAGCTTGTCCCCGCGGGAGCGACGGGCCGCCCGGATCAGCGCGAGCTGCGTGTCCTTGCCAAAATCGTTGCCCAGCTCGGCGTCCCGCGCCTCGATCATCGCCCGGATCCGACTGGGCTCCAGGAGACGGTCGCCAGCCAGCGCGTTCATCCGCGCCACGAGGTCCTCGACAGTGTCCGCGCTGACGAAGTCGACGCCGTCGTCGATGAAGCGCTGCACCGGGCCCGGCGCACCGGGGCGGACCCGACCGAGCACCTGGGCGATGCTCTTGCCGGTCAGATCCGGGTTCTGCTCCGAGCCGGAGAGAGCGAACTCCTTCTCGATGATCGACTGGGTCAGGATGAACCAGGAGTGGTCGTGCCCGGTCGCGCGGAGGTGCGCCAGGGTGCCGAGCGTGTCAAAGCCGGGATAGAGCGGCGCCGGCAGCCGGTGGCCCCCCGCGTCGAGCCACAGCGACGAGGGCCCGGGCAGGATCCGGATCCCGTGACGCTCCCAGACCGGTGAGTGGTTCTCGATGCCCTCGACGTAGTGCCACATGCGGTCGCGGTTGACCAGCCGTGCGCCGGCACCCTCCACCAGTGGCAGCATCGACCCGTCGACATAGGCCGGCACGCCGGCCACCATGTTCTCCGCCGCTGGCGGCGTGCCCAACCGCTCCGGCCACAGGTCGCGGACCATCTGGAGGTTGTGTCCGATGCCACCAGAGGTGACCACGACCGCCTGGGCTGAGAAGGCAAACTCGTCGACGGCACTGCGGGTGCTGGGGGCACCGCGCTCGGTGCCGTCGGTGGCCAGGACCTGGCCGCGCACGCCGGTCACGGTGCCGTCCGTTGTGACCAACTCGGTGACCCGGTGCCGACCGGCCAGGGTGAGCCTGCCCTCGGAGGCGGCCCTGCGGCATACGGCCTCAAAGGGGGCGACGATGCCCGGCCCGGTGCCCCAGGTGATGTGGAAGCGCGGGACGCCGTTGCCGTGCCCGTCCGCGGTGCCGTCGCCCCGCTCGGCCCAGCCGACGACCGGGAAGAAGCGGATCCCCTTGTCGTGCAGCCAGGCCCGCTTCTCGCCGGCCGCCCACTCGACATAGGCGCGGGCCCAGCAGACCGCCCAGCTGTCTTCGTCCGCCAACCGGTCGAACCC contains the following coding sequences:
- a CDS encoding FAD-binding dehydrogenase produces the protein MAPQESKTQTPEQSADVIVVGAGLAGLVATAELVEAGRSVILVDQESADHLGGQAWWSFGGIFLVDSPEQRRMGIKDNLELAWRDWQGSAGFDRLADEDSWAVCWARAYVEWAAGEKRAWLHDKGIRFFPVVGWAERGDGTADGHGNGVPRFHITWGTGPGIVAPFEAVCRRAASEGRLTLAGRHRVTELVTTDGTVTGVRGQVLATDGTERGAPSTRSAVDEFAFSAQAVVVTSGGIGHNLQMVRDLWPERLGTPPAAENMVAGVPAYVDGSMLPLVEGAGARLVNRDRMWHYVEGIENHSPVWERHGIRILPGPSSLWLDAGGHRLPAPLYPGFDTLGTLAHLRATGHDHSWFILTQSIIEKEFALSGSEQNPDLTGKSIAQVLGRVRPGAPGPVQRFIDDGVDFVSADTVEDLVARMNALAGDRLLEPSRIRAMIEARDAELGNDFGKDTQLALIRAARRSRGDKLIRTASPHRFLDAEHGPLHAVRLRVLTRKTLGGVQTDLGSRALDADGTPVPGLYAAGEVAGFGGGGVHGYRSLEGTFLGGCLFSGRAAGRTVHTDLG